The Neoarius graeffei isolate fNeoGra1 chromosome 10, fNeoGra1.pri, whole genome shotgun sequence genome has a segment encoding these proteins:
- the LOC132892922 gene encoding 14-3-3 protein beta/alpha-A-like, translating to MDKSDLVQKAKLAEQAERYDDMAAAMKAVTEGGIELSNEERNLLSVAYKNVVGARRSSWRVISSIEQKTESNEKKQQMAREYREKIESELQEICNDVLGLLEKYLIPNASQAESKVFYLKMKGDYYRYLSEVASGDSKSSTVSHSQSAYQDAFEISKKDMQPTHPIRLGLALNFSVFYYEILNSPEKACNLAKTAFDEAIAELDTLNEDSYKDSTLIMQLLRDNLTLWTSENQGDEADAGEGEN from the exons ATGGACAAGAGCGACTTGGTGCAGAAAGCCAAGCTGGCTGAACAGGCGGAGCGCTATGATGACATGGCCGCCGCTATGAAGGCAGTGACCGAGGGCGGTATTGAGCTGTCCAACGAAGAGCGCAACCTGCTGTCCGTGGCCTACAAGAACGTGGTCGGTGCACGCCGCTCCTCCTGGCGTGTCATCTCTAGCATCGAGCAGAAGACCGAGTCCAACGAGAAGAAACAACAGATGGCGCGCGAGTACCGCGAGAAGATTGAGAGTGAGCTGCAGGAAATCTGCAACGATGTTCTG GGTCTCCTGGAAAAGTATCTCATTCCCAATGCCTCTCAGGCTGAGAGCAAGGTCTTCTACCTGAAGATGAAGGGCGATTATTATAGATACCTGTCTGAGGTTGCATCTGGGGACTCCAAGAGCT CTACGGTCAGTCACTCTCAGAGTGCCTACCAGGATGCGTTTGAGATCAGCAAGAAAGACATGCAGCCCACGCACCCCATCCGACTTGGTCTGGCTCTCAACTTCTCCGTCTTCTACTATGAGATCCTGAACTCGCCCGAGAAGGCCTGCAACCTTGCCAAGACG GCTTTCGATGAAGCCATTGCTGAGCTTGACACCTTAAATGAGGATTCCTACAAAGACAGCACCTTGATCATGCAGTTACTAAGGGACAATCTTACT CTGTGGACGTCGGAAAACCAGGGTGACGAGGCAGACGCAGGCGAGGGAGAGAACTAG
- the LOC132892923 gene encoding cytochrome c1, heme protein, mitochondrial isoform X1: MRTARTVTLVCVGAEMAALRVCVWRSTGRALLHSKHPAEFSRANMSFANLSKGRKVAISTLGVLTAGGAGLALILHQSVKASDLELHPPSYPWSHNGMLSALDHASIRRGYQVYKQVCAACHSMEYLAFRNLVGVSHTEEEAKALAEEIEVVDGPDETGEMFTRPGKLSDYFPKPYSSPEAARNANNGALPPDLSYIVNARHGGEDYVFSLLTGYCDPPAGVSVREELYYNPYFPGQAIGMAPPIYNEILEYDDGTPATMSQVAKDVCTFLRWAAEPEHDQRKKMGLKLLMGSAILLPLVYYLKRHRWSVLKSRKIAYRPPKST, from the exons ATGCGCACAGCGAGAACGGTTACGCTGGTCTGTGTTGGAGCAGAAATGGCGGCCCTCCGGGTGTGTGTCTGGCGGTCTACCGGCAGAGCTTTACTCCACTCTAAACATCCAGCTGAGTTTTCTCGA GCAAATATGTCCTTTGCCAATCTGTCTAAGGGGAGGAAAGTAGCGATCTCTACTCTGGGTGTGTTGACAGCGGGAGGAGCCGGACTTGCTCTGATTTTACATCAGTCAGTGAAAGCCTCTGACCTGGAGCTCCATCCACCATCTTATCCATGGAGCCACAATGGCATGCTGTCTGCTTTAGACCATGCCAG TATCCGACGTGGCTACCAGGTTTACAAGCAGGTGTGTGCAGCCTGTCACAGTATGGAGTACCTGGCTTTCCGAAACTTGGTTGGAGTGTCACACACTGAGGAAGAGGCCAAGGCCCTTGCTGAGGAG ATTGAGGTAGTAGATGGTCCAGATGAAACAGGAGAGATGTTCACTCGTCCTGGGAAATTGTCTGATTACTTCCCAAAGCCATACTCCAGCCCTGAAGCTGCCCGTAACGCTAACAACGGAGCGCTTCCTCCTGACCTCAGCTACATTGTTAATGCCAG GCATGGTGGAGAGGACTATGTTTTCTCGTTGTTGACTGGATACTGTGATCCCCCTGCTGGTGTGTCTGTGAGGGAGGAACTCTACTACAACCCCTACTTTCCTGGCCAGGCCATCGGCATGGCCCCGCCCATCTATAATGAGATCTTGGAGTACGATGATG GTACGCCAGCAACAATGAGCCAGGTGGCTAAAGACGTGTGCACGTTCTTGCGCTGGGCAGCCGAACCAGAACATGACCAGCGGAAAAAAATGGGCCTTAAG CTGCTTATGGGCTCAGCAATACTCCTGCCGTTGGTGTACTATCTGAAAAGGCACCGGTGGTCTGTACTGAAGAGCAGGAAGATTGCCTACAGGCCACCAAAATCAACCTGA
- the LOC132892923 gene encoding cytochrome c1, heme protein, mitochondrial isoform X2, with the protein MSFANLSKGRKVAISTLGVLTAGGAGLALILHQSVKASDLELHPPSYPWSHNGMLSALDHASIRRGYQVYKQVCAACHSMEYLAFRNLVGVSHTEEEAKALAEEIEVVDGPDETGEMFTRPGKLSDYFPKPYSSPEAARNANNGALPPDLSYIVNARHGGEDYVFSLLTGYCDPPAGVSVREELYYNPYFPGQAIGMAPPIYNEILEYDDGTPATMSQVAKDVCTFLRWAAEPEHDQRKKMGLKLLMGSAILLPLVYYLKRHRWSVLKSRKIAYRPPKST; encoded by the exons ATGTCCTTTGCCAATCTGTCTAAGGGGAGGAAAGTAGCGATCTCTACTCTGGGTGTGTTGACAGCGGGAGGAGCCGGACTTGCTCTGATTTTACATCAGTCAGTGAAAGCCTCTGACCTGGAGCTCCATCCACCATCTTATCCATGGAGCCACAATGGCATGCTGTCTGCTTTAGACCATGCCAG TATCCGACGTGGCTACCAGGTTTACAAGCAGGTGTGTGCAGCCTGTCACAGTATGGAGTACCTGGCTTTCCGAAACTTGGTTGGAGTGTCACACACTGAGGAAGAGGCCAAGGCCCTTGCTGAGGAG ATTGAGGTAGTAGATGGTCCAGATGAAACAGGAGAGATGTTCACTCGTCCTGGGAAATTGTCTGATTACTTCCCAAAGCCATACTCCAGCCCTGAAGCTGCCCGTAACGCTAACAACGGAGCGCTTCCTCCTGACCTCAGCTACATTGTTAATGCCAG GCATGGTGGAGAGGACTATGTTTTCTCGTTGTTGACTGGATACTGTGATCCCCCTGCTGGTGTGTCTGTGAGGGAGGAACTCTACTACAACCCCTACTTTCCTGGCCAGGCCATCGGCATGGCCCCGCCCATCTATAATGAGATCTTGGAGTACGATGATG GTACGCCAGCAACAATGAGCCAGGTGGCTAAAGACGTGTGCACGTTCTTGCGCTGGGCAGCCGAACCAGAACATGACCAGCGGAAAAAAATGGGCCTTAAG CTGCTTATGGGCTCAGCAATACTCCTGCCGTTGGTGTACTATCTGAAAAGGCACCGGTGGTCTGTACTGAAGAGCAGGAAGATTGCCTACAGGCCACCAAAATCAACCTGA